GTGAGTTCCGAGCGGTCGGCTACACCAGCATCTACGAGGACGTCGAGCACGTGGCGCTGGTCCGCGGGGAGATCGCCGGGCCGCACAACGACGGCGACGACGTGCTGGTCCGGGTGCACTCCGAGTGCCTGACCGGCGACGTCTTCGGTTCGCGGCGCTGCGACTGCGGCCCGCAGCTCGACGCCGCGCTGGCGATGGTGGCCCACGAGGGCCGCGGCGTCGTGCTCTACATGCGTGGGCATGAGGGCCGCGGCATCGGGCTGCTGCACAAGTTGCAGGCCTACCAACTGCAGGATGCCGGCGACGACACCGTCGACGCCAACCTCAAGCTGGGGCTGCCGGCCGACGCGCGCGACTACGGCATCGGGGCGCAGATCCTGGTGGACCTCGGGGTCCGTTCGATGCGCCTGCTCACCAACAACCCGGCCAAGCGGGTCGGGCTGGACGGCTACGGGCTGCACATCATCGAGCGGGTGCCGCTGCCGGTGCGGGCCAACGCCGAGAACATCCGCTACCTGATGACCAAGCGTGACCGGATGGGCCACGAACTGGCCGGGCTGGAGGACTTCGACGAGTCCGCGCACCTGCCGGGCGAATTCGGCGGAGCACTGTGAGCGGTACCGGCGTGCCGGACATGCCGGCGCTCGACGCCTCCGGTGTGCGCCTGGCGATCGTGGCCAGCACCTGGCACACCCGGATCTGTGACGCCCTGTTGGCCGGCGCCCGCAAGGTGGCCGCCGACGCCGGCGTCGCCGACCCCACCGTGGTGCGGGTGCTCGGTGCGATCGAGATCCCGGTGGTGGCCCAGGAGGTGGCCCGCAACCACGACGCGGTCGTCGCGCTGGGTGTGGTGATCCGCGGTGGCACACCGCATTTCGACTATGTCTGTGACGCGGTGACACAAGGTCTGACCCGGGTGTCGCTGGACGCGGCGACACCGGTGGCCAATGGGGTGCTCACCGTCAACGACGAGCAGCAGGCGCTGGATCGCGCCGGGCTGCCCGGTTCGGCCGAGGACAAGGGCGCCCAGGCGGCCGCCGCCGCGCTGAGCACGGCACTGACCCTGCGCGACCTTCGCGCCGCGCTGTGACGCCCCCGTCGGGGTCCCCGCAGTGGGATCTGCAGGTCCGTCCGCGGCTGATGCGGATCGGCTTATGGAGCGCCGCGGTCCTGATCGTCGCGATCCACGTCGTGGTGAGCTTTCTGCTGACGATCCGCTCCAGCGGGGTGATCTTTCGTACCTATGACCGGGTGGCCGTCGTGGTGCTGGGCATCATCGTGGCCGGCTCGCTGCTGCTGTTCGCGCGCGCCCGGGTGCGGGCGGGCGCGTCCGGGGTGTCGGTGCGCAACGCGCTCGGCGACCGGCTGATCCCGTGGGCGCACGTGCTCGGAGTGTCCTTCCCGGTGGGCAAACGCTGGGCCCGGCTGGAGCTGCCCGACGACGAATACATTCCGCTGGTCGCCATCCAGTCCGCCGACAAGGAGCGTGCGGTGCAAGCCATGCGCGAGTTGCGGGCCCTGGTCGCGCGCTACCGGCCGTCTGACCCACCGCCCGACTAGCCTGGTAGCCGTGCCAGACCCCGCGACCTATCGCCCGGCGCCCGGCTCCATTCCCGTCGAGCCCGGTGTCTACCGGTTTGTCGACCCGCACGGCCGGGTCATCTACGTGGGCAAGGCGAAAAGCCTGCGGTCGCGGCTGACGTCGTACTTCGCCGACATCGCCGGCCTGCATCCGCGGACCCGCCAGATGGTGACCACCGCGGCAGGCGTGGAGTGGACGGTGGTCAACACCGAGGTCGAGGCGCTGCAGCTGGAATACAACTGGATCAAGGAATTCGACCCGCGGTTCAACGTCCGCTACCGCGACGACAAGACCTATCCGGTGCTGGCGGTCACCTTGAGCGAGGAGTATCCGCGGCTGATGGTCTACCGCGGGCCGCGACGCAAGGGGGTGCGCTACTTCGGGCCCTACTCGCACGCCTGGGCGATCCGCGAGACCCTGGATCTGCTGCTGCGGGTGTTTCCGGCCCGCACCTGCTCGGCCGGTGTGTTCAAGCGCCACCAGCAGATCGGCCGGCCCTGCCTGCTGGGCTACATCGGCAAGTGCGCGGCACCGTGTATCGGGCGGGTCAGTGCCGAGGAGCACCGGCGGATCGTGGACGACTTCTGCGACTTCCT
This is a stretch of genomic DNA from Mycolicibacter terrae. It encodes these proteins:
- a CDS encoding PH domain-containing protein, which encodes MTPPSGSPQWDLQVRPRLMRIGLWSAAVLIVAIHVVVSFLLTIRSSGVIFRTYDRVAVVVLGIIVAGSLLLFARARVRAGASGVSVRNALGDRLIPWAHVLGVSFPVGKRWARLELPDDEYIPLVAIQSADKERAVQAMRELRALVARYRPSDPPPD
- the ribH gene encoding 6,7-dimethyl-8-ribityllumazine synthase gives rise to the protein MPALDASGVRLAIVASTWHTRICDALLAGARKVAADAGVADPTVVRVLGAIEIPVVAQEVARNHDAVVALGVVIRGGTPHFDYVCDAVTQGLTRVSLDAATPVANGVLTVNDEQQALDRAGLPGSAEDKGAQAAAAALSTALTLRDLRAAL